Sequence from the Qipengyuania gaetbuli genome:
GCGTCTTCACCCGACCATCCATCATCTCGGGGAAGCCGGTGAGGTCGGAGACGTCACGCACCTCGAGACCCGCTTCGCGCAGAGCCTTGGCAGTGCCGCCGGTCGACACCAGTTCCACGCCGCGCGCGGCCAGCGCCTTGCCCAGATCCACCAATCCGCTCTTGTCGGACACCGACAGCAGTGCCCGCTTGATCGCCACTTCGCTCACGTGAAAATTACCCCATTCGTTTGAGCAGCCAGGGGAAACGTCCCCCGCTGCGGGCAGTCAGTCCTTCGACCACGATTTGCTGCGTCCCGTGCGGCCGACCCTGGCCATCGACCCAGAGCGAATCCTCGACGCTGCATGCGGCCTCGCCGGTATCCCCTCCGAGGCGGAATTGCCAGTAGCTTGCGTCGGGCATGGCGAGGTGGACGCCGCGCCCGTCCTCGGTCACGCGCGCCTCGATGCCGCGCCCCAGGTGGAAGCGCATGGCGAAGCCGATCTTGCCGCGTTTGCCCTTGCGACCCGAAGGTTCGAGCACGTCTTCGCCGCGCAGCTCGGCGCCTTCGTCGGACAGCATGAGGATGCGGCGATGGATGAGGCCGAAGCGCGCGGCATAGCCGTTGTGCGCCGCTTCCAGCCGCGTGGCACCCTTCGCCCCCTGCGCAACCGTATCGCGGGTGCAGTCGACCTCTTCCACGCCCTTGCCGATCTGGCCGTGGAGCAGGATGGCGGTCGAATTGGCATCGTCGAGCACCAGCGTCGAATGGGCCGAAGTGCCACGCAGGCCCTGTTCGATCCGCGACGGGACCAGCGCGCCGGCCAGTTCCGCCCCGCCGCAGTTGACGATGATGCGCTGGGTGCCGTGCGAATATTCGAAAGCCAGCGTGGAGGCACAGGCGTGCCGCGCATGCTTGGGCTTTGGTGGAGGTGCAGCGTCAAAAACCAGCAGCGCATCGCGAGCGCGGATACGCTGGTAGCCCCACTGCTTGGCCTCCACCATCGGGCGGGCGCGAACGCCGCTGGCAGTTACGATCGCGTCGAGCGCATCCTCGCTCATCGCCGCAGAGCCCTGCCAGCTGCCAAGGCCCCGGTCGCCCATGCGCAGCGACAGCAGGGCAGGCACCAGCAGGCCGAGCATGGTGTCGAGCGCGGCAGGATGGGCACGTCCTGCCGCCGCATAGCAGGCGCGCACTTCGACCAGCAGCGCCACGGCCTCTGCCTGCGCACTGGGCGAGCGCGACAGGACGCCGCCATCCTCGCCGACCATTTCGCCGAGCGTCTTGAGCAGGCCTGCCTCGCCATAGAGCCGCCGTGCCCAGCCGTCGGGCATCAGCAGTCCGGCCGCGACAATACCGGACCAGCCGGCGGCCTGCGCCAGCCGGTCGTCGACGCCAGTGACATTCCGGTCGAGCCAGCGCGCGGTGGTTTCGAGCGCGTCGAGATATCTGGGTTTCAGCCGCTCGCCATCGCCGGTCAGCAGGATCGGTGCGTGGACGATCCAGTTGAGGAGGCGCAGGCCAGCCAGTTCAACGGTCCAGGCCGGCCCCTTGCCGACCTGCGGATTGGCCTGCAGCCACGAGGCGAACAGGTCGCCTGCCGTGCCGACGCATTG
This genomic interval carries:
- a CDS encoding heparinase II/III family protein, with amino-acid sequence MMEGHADLLSAVREDAPDDDQVALPLGSAEEPLVTSPPVAEPEAEIEPARALVLADFQPPRTGPLHTAMRWAYRIGIPGQVLSSPLRKPAKPRLLGTVESPLAGNRSAGVALRAGHFMAGGMKLPLGKLDFGSPSKLAPPFVRAVHGFTWMRDLAASAPRAQCVGTAGDLFASWLQANPQVGKGPAWTVELAGLRLLNWIVHAPILLTGDGERLKPRYLDALETTARWLDRNVTGVDDRLAQAAGWSGIVAAGLLMPDGWARRLYGEAGLLKTLGEMVGEDGGVLSRSPSAQAEAVALLVEVRACYAAAGRAHPAALDTMLGLLVPALLSLRMGDRGLGSWQGSAAMSEDALDAIVTASGVRARPMVEAKQWGYQRIRARDALLVFDAAPPPKPKHARHACASTLAFEYSHGTQRIIVNCGGAELAGALVPSRIEQGLRGTSAHSTLVLDDANSTAILLHGQIGKGVEEVDCTRDTVAQGAKGATRLEAAHNGYAARFGLIHRRILMLSDEGAELRGEDVLEPSGRKGKRGKIGFAMRFHLGRGIEARVTEDGRGVHLAMPDASYWQFRLGGDTGEAACSVEDSLWVDGQGRPHGTQQIVVEGLTARSGGRFPWLLKRMG